One genomic segment of Musa acuminata AAA Group cultivar baxijiao chromosome BXJ3-3, Cavendish_Baxijiao_AAA, whole genome shotgun sequence includes these proteins:
- the LOC103976939 gene encoding heavy metal-associated isoprenylated plant protein 23-like produces the protein MGGTLECFSNFLGSGRRHKKRKQFQTVELKVRMDCEGCELKVRNVLSTMRGVQSVDINRKQYKVTVTGYVEPHKVIKRVQSTGKKAELWPYVPYSLVAHPYVAPTYDKKAPPGYVRNMEVIAVSSQVVRPEDQLTSLFSDDNPNACSIM, from the exons ATGGGAGGCACCCTGGAATGCTTCTCCAACTTTCTGGGAAGTGGCCGCAGGCACAAGAAGAGGAAGCAGTTTCAGACGGTGGAGCTCAAGGTCAGGATGGACTGCGAGGGCTGTGAGCTGAAAGTTAGAAATGTGCTCTCCACCATGAGAG GAGTGCAGTCGGTGGACATCAACAGAAAGCAATACAAGGTGACGGTGACGGGCTATGTTGAGCCACACAAGGTGATCAAGAGGGTTCAATCCACAGGGAAGAAGGCTGAGCTCTGGCCTTACGTTCCTTACAGCCTGGTTGCCCACCCGTACGTTGCCCCAACCTACGACAAGAAGGCACCCCCTGGGTATGTCAGGAATATGGAGGTCATTGCAGTCTCCAGCCAAGTGGTCAGGCCGGAGGACCAGCTTACCTCTCTATTCAGCGATGACAACCCGAACGCCTGCTCCATTATGTAG
- the LOC135633051 gene encoding pentatricopeptide repeat-containing protein At4g18520, chloroplastic-like, which translates to MLLSSPSLEIPLFQPYHILLHPHPLLPTKRTASCSASQRSSRHSLPPKSLRLLTEIPSFAADVEPIPDSFYSAARDPDDSSRGAAVVRRFDHGTLSSLLLSCSNLKAVKCLHAAAVRSSDASVTFVVNNLISAYVRFRELVAARKLFDGMPKRNVVSWTAMISGCLKMGLDDEVLRLFEALIESHVEANSLTYVCLLKSCGNLLEFELGRQIHSCVVKGNWSNKIVDSALVYFYAECGDLLGSSRVFARMSSKDVVTWTTMITSHVQRGHGYEALSMFQEMQDLGFSPNEFTVCSILKACGELKELRFGKQLHGAIVKKKFKEDVYVGSSLVNMYARCDEVLDARTVFDMMPKRNTITWTSLISGYSRCGLGEEAILLFRRMKRRRVFANNLTVVSILSACGSIGSLCLGKEVHAQIIKNSDIGNIHIGSTLIWFYCKYGEYAYAARVLEAMPAKDVISWTAIISGLTSLGHGSEALEFLNDMLLEGVEPNPFTYSSALKACSKLEAITSGKWLHACVSKTSSLSNVFVGSALIDMYMRCGCTSDALRVFDTMQERNLVSWKMMVIGYAKNGLCQEALKFMYRMQEEGLYIDDYVLATVFGACGDVKWQIESPPTSCIVSS; encoded by the coding sequence ATGCTGCTGTCATCTCCCTCCCTCGAAATCCCTCTGTTCCAACCTTATCACATCCTTCTCCACCCGCACCCTCTTCTCCCCACCAAGCGCACAGCAAGTTGCAGCGCCTCTCAGAGGAGTAGCCGGCACAGCTTGCCGCCTAAATCGTTACGTCTTCTCACCGAAATCCCTTCTTTTGCTGCCGACGTCGAACCAATCCCCGACTCTTTTTATTCCGCCGCCCGTGACCCAGATGACAGCTCGCGGGGTGCCGCCGTCGTTCGCAGGTTCGATCACGGAACactttcttccctcctcctctcgTGCTCCAACTTGAAGGCTGTCAAGTGCTTGCACGCGGCCGCCGTCAGGTCGTCCGATGCCTCTGTTACGTTCGTCGTTAACAACCTGATTAGTGCTTACGTGAGATTCCGTGAGCTGGTCGCAGCCAGGAAGCTGTTCGATGGAATGCCCAAAAGGAATGTCGTTTCTTGGACTGCCATGATCAGTGGGTGTCTTAAGATGGGCCTTGACGACGAAGTTCTGCGTCTGTTCGAGGCACTGATCGAAAGCCATGTCGAGGCTAATAGCTTGACGTATGTTTGCTTGTTGAAGTCATGTGGTAATTTATTGGAATTTGAACTTGGGAGACAGATTCATTCTTGTGTTGTCAAAGGGAATTGGAGCAACAAGATTGTAGACAGCGCACTTGTGTACTTTTATGCAGAGTGCGGTGATCTTCTCGGTTCTTCTAGAGTGTTTGCTAGGATGTCCTCCAAGGATGTTGTTACTTGGACTACCATGATCACGTCTCACGTGCAACGTGGGCATGGATATGAAGCATTGTCGATGTTTCAGGAGATGCAGGACCTGGGTTTTTCTCCAAATGAGTTCACTGTTTGCAGTATCCTGAAGGCTTGTGGAGAACTGAAGGAGTTGAGGTTTGGGAAGCAGCTGCATGGTGCTATAGTGAAGAAAAAGTTCAAAGAAGATGTGTATGTTGGGAGTTCTCTGGTTAACATGTATGCAAGGTGTGATGAGGTGTTGGATGCTAGAACAGTCTTCGATATGATGCCGAAGAGAAACACAATCACATGGACTTCGTTAATATCTGGTTATTCACGTTGTGGCCTCGGAGAGGAGGCCATTCTTTTATTTCGAAGGATGAAGAGGCGCCGTGTATTTGCTAACAATCTTACCGTCGTTAGTATTCTTAGTGCTTGTGGTTCCATAGGATCTTTATGTCTTGGAAAAGAAGTTCATGCACAGATAATAAAGAATTCCGACATTGGAAACATTCACATTGGGAGCACGCTCATTTGGTTCTATTGTAAATACGGGGAGTATGCTTACGCTGCAAGAGTTTTAGAAGCTATGCCAGCAAAAGATGTCATTTCATGGACTGCAATTATCTCGGGTCTCACCAGTCTTGGCCATGGCTCAGAGGCACTGGAATTCTTGAATGATATGTTATTGGAAGGTGTGGAACCAAACCCCTTCACTTATTCTTCTGCTTTAAAAGCCTGTTCGAAGCTGGAAGCTATCACTTCTGGTAAATGGCTCCATGCCTGTGTGAGTAAGACCAGCAGTCTGTCAAATGTGTTTGTGGGCAGTGCTCTGATTGATATGTACATGAGGTGTGGCTGCACTTCAGATGCTTTGAGAGTCTTTGATACCATGCAAGAACGGAATCTGGTTTCTTGGAAGATGATGGTCATAGGTTATGCTAAAAACGGGCTTTGCCAGGAAGCTTTAAAGTTTATGTACCGAATGCAAGAAGAGGGATTATACATAGATGACTATGTCCTTGCGACAGTTTTTGGCGCATGTGGAGATGTCAAGTGGCAAATAGAAAGCCCTCCAACTTCTTGCATAGTGTCAAGTTGA
- the LOC135633160 gene encoding F-box/LRR-repeat protein 14-like isoform X1, giving the protein MGFLMEDVPEELLVDIINRLEQTADRNSVSLACKRLCAIDGEQRHFLKVGSGVHAATEALTSLCMRFPNIKKLEIDSSGRKSNPAKQLTNGGLLRLPSCCPSLTELTLSFCSSIDDSGLAFLASCPNLRSVELNFAPAITCAGILSLVVGCKNLSALHLNRCNKVSSDEWLEYLGKFGKLEDLSIKNCRGISEDDLIKLGPGWSNLKRLEVEVDACHRQSKVYERSSVDKWARHQSRYKNLRELRLVNCSVAPGRGLSCLLGGCDALERLRLDMCVGLKDTDMVALAGKSKNLRSISIGLHPQYMAPVLLSNPLRLTDESLRAIAAGCSKLEALELSFSDGEFPSLSSCFSQGGALAMIQSCPIRVLALDAACFFDDGGMEALGRAPYLQTLKLAECQGVTDVGMQQLLRRFPRLTSLELRKCVGVTDLGLKPLIGSCKLESLTVQGCPRISEEGVRGAARTVSYEQDSPWIH; this is encoded by the coding sequence ATGGGGTTCTTGATGGAGGATGTTCCTGAGGAGTTGCTGGTCGATATCATCAATAGATTGGAGCAAACTGCGGACAGGAATTCGGTTTCCCTCGCCTGCAAGCGCCTCTGCGCGATCGATGGAGAACAGAGGCACTTCTTAAAGGTCGGGAGCGGAGTGCATGCCGCGACCGAAGCCTTGACCTCGCTCTGCATGCGCTTCCCCAACATCAAGAAGCTCGAAATCGACTCCTCTGGTCGGAAGTCGAACCCGGCGAAGCAATTAACCAACGGTGGCCTCCTTCGGCTCCCTTCTTGTTGCCCGTCGCTGACGGAACTCACTCTGAGCTTCTGTTCATCCATCGACGATTCCGGCCTCGCCTTCCTTGCGTCGTGCCCGAATCTCAGATCCGTGGAGCTCAATTTTGCACCAGCAATCACTTGTGCTGGGATTCTATCGCTCGTCGTTGGGTGCAAGAATCTGTCCGCTCTTCATCTCAATCGCTGCAATAAAGTGAGCAGTGACGAATGGCTGGAGTACCTCGGCAAGTTTGGGAAGCTGGAGGACCTCTCGATCAAGAACTGCAGGGGTATCAGCGAGGACGATCTCATCAAACTGGGGCCTGGGTGGAGCAATCTGAAGCGATTGGAGGTCGAGGTGGACGCGTGCCACAGGCAGTCCAAGGTCTACGAGAGATCATCGGTGGACAAATGGGCGAGGCATCAGAGCCGCTACAAGAATCTGCGGGAGCTGCGGTTGGTCAACTGCAGCGTAGCTCCGGGGAGAGGGCTGTCGTGCTTGTTGGGGGGATGCGACGCTCTGGAGAGGCTTCGCTTGGACATGTGCGTGGGGTTGAAGGACACCGACATGGTGGCATTGGCCGGGAAGTCGAAGAACCTGAGAAGCATCTCGATTGGCCTCCATCCCCAGTACATGGCGCCTGTGCTGCTGAGCAATCCATTGAGACTGACCGACGAGAGCCTGAGGGCAATAGCCGCGGGGTGTTCGAAGCTGGAAGCCTTGGAGCTATCCTTCTCGGATGGGGAGTTCCCATCCTTGTCGTCTTGCTTCAGCCAGGGCGGCGCCCTGGCGATGATCCAGAGCTGTCCGATTCGTGTTCTGGCACTGGATGCTGCTTGCTTCTTCGACGACGGTGGGATGGAAGCCCTTGGTCGTGCTCCCTACCTGCAGACGCTGAAGCTTGCCGAGTGCCAGGGAGTGACGGATGTGGGGATGCAGCAGCTCCTCCGACGCTTTCCACGCCTAACTAGTCTGGAGCTCCGTAAATGCGTGGGGGTGACGGACTTGGGGTTGAAGCCGCTGATTGGTTCATGCAAACTGGAGTCACTGACGGTGCAAGGCTGCCCTCGGATATCGGAGGAAGGTGTCCGAGGGGCTGCAAGGACTGTCTCTTACGAGCAGGATTCGCCATGGATCCATTGA
- the LOC135633160 gene encoding F-box/LRR-repeat protein 14-like isoform X2, with the protein MRFPNIKKLEIDSSGRKSNPAKQLTNGGLLRLPSCCPSLTELTLSFCSSIDDSGLAFLASCPNLRSVELNFAPAITCAGILSLVVGCKNLSALHLNRCNKVSSDEWLEYLGKFGKLEDLSIKNCRGISEDDLIKLGPGWSNLKRLEVEVDACHRQSKVYERSSVDKWARHQSRYKNLRELRLVNCSVAPGRGLSCLLGGCDALERLRLDMCVGLKDTDMVALAGKSKNLRSISIGLHPQYMAPVLLSNPLRLTDESLRAIAAGCSKLEALELSFSDGEFPSLSSCFSQGGALAMIQSCPIRVLALDAACFFDDGGMEALGRAPYLQTLKLAECQGVTDVGMQQLLRRFPRLTSLELRKCVGVTDLGLKPLIGSCKLESLTVQGCPRISEEGVRGAARTVSYEQDSPWIH; encoded by the coding sequence ATGCGCTTCCCCAACATCAAGAAGCTCGAAATCGACTCCTCTGGTCGGAAGTCGAACCCGGCGAAGCAATTAACCAACGGTGGCCTCCTTCGGCTCCCTTCTTGTTGCCCGTCGCTGACGGAACTCACTCTGAGCTTCTGTTCATCCATCGACGATTCCGGCCTCGCCTTCCTTGCGTCGTGCCCGAATCTCAGATCCGTGGAGCTCAATTTTGCACCAGCAATCACTTGTGCTGGGATTCTATCGCTCGTCGTTGGGTGCAAGAATCTGTCCGCTCTTCATCTCAATCGCTGCAATAAAGTGAGCAGTGACGAATGGCTGGAGTACCTCGGCAAGTTTGGGAAGCTGGAGGACCTCTCGATCAAGAACTGCAGGGGTATCAGCGAGGACGATCTCATCAAACTGGGGCCTGGGTGGAGCAATCTGAAGCGATTGGAGGTCGAGGTGGACGCGTGCCACAGGCAGTCCAAGGTCTACGAGAGATCATCGGTGGACAAATGGGCGAGGCATCAGAGCCGCTACAAGAATCTGCGGGAGCTGCGGTTGGTCAACTGCAGCGTAGCTCCGGGGAGAGGGCTGTCGTGCTTGTTGGGGGGATGCGACGCTCTGGAGAGGCTTCGCTTGGACATGTGCGTGGGGTTGAAGGACACCGACATGGTGGCATTGGCCGGGAAGTCGAAGAACCTGAGAAGCATCTCGATTGGCCTCCATCCCCAGTACATGGCGCCTGTGCTGCTGAGCAATCCATTGAGACTGACCGACGAGAGCCTGAGGGCAATAGCCGCGGGGTGTTCGAAGCTGGAAGCCTTGGAGCTATCCTTCTCGGATGGGGAGTTCCCATCCTTGTCGTCTTGCTTCAGCCAGGGCGGCGCCCTGGCGATGATCCAGAGCTGTCCGATTCGTGTTCTGGCACTGGATGCTGCTTGCTTCTTCGACGACGGTGGGATGGAAGCCCTTGGTCGTGCTCCCTACCTGCAGACGCTGAAGCTTGCCGAGTGCCAGGGAGTGACGGATGTGGGGATGCAGCAGCTCCTCCGACGCTTTCCACGCCTAACTAGTCTGGAGCTCCGTAAATGCGTGGGGGTGACGGACTTGGGGTTGAAGCCGCTGATTGGTTCATGCAAACTGGAGTCACTGACGGTGCAAGGCTGCCCTCGGATATCGGAGGAAGGTGTCCGAGGGGCTGCAAGGACTGTCTCTTACGAGCAGGATTCGCCATGGATCCATTGA